One genomic segment of Streptomyces liangshanensis includes these proteins:
- a CDS encoding ABC transporter permease → MLRFLVRRTFGALVILLIISAFTFVLFYVAPRDPARAACGKICTPETLALVKHNLGIADPVPVQYWHWLVGVFAGRDYHSFGHCPAPCLGYSFTNQEPVLGTILSDFPTTISLSVGSAAVFVVFGVGAGMLAAVKQGRMLDKVASSASLIGSSLQIYIVGVVAVYYLTDQWHLLSRPQYVPLTQDPAAWFRGLLLPWIVLAIIFTANYTRMARSQLVETLSEDYVRTARAKGLSRRTVFFRFAWRGAMGPIVTIFGLDIGYLLGGAIITEQVFSLHGIGALSIKAVQNNDLPLLLGVVLVAATAIVVFNIIVDAVYALIDPRVRLA, encoded by the coding sequence ATGCTCCGCTTTCTCGTCCGCCGGACCTTCGGCGCTCTGGTGATCCTGCTGATCATCAGCGCGTTCACCTTCGTCCTCTTCTACGTCGCGCCCCGCGACCCCGCGCGCGCGGCCTGCGGCAAGATCTGCACGCCCGAGACGTTGGCCCTGGTCAAGCACAACCTGGGGATCGCCGATCCGGTGCCGGTGCAGTACTGGCACTGGCTGGTGGGGGTCTTCGCGGGACGCGACTACCACTCCTTCGGCCACTGCCCGGCTCCCTGCCTGGGCTACTCGTTCACCAACCAGGAGCCGGTCCTCGGGACGATCCTCTCCGACTTCCCGACGACGATCTCGCTCTCCGTCGGCAGCGCCGCGGTGTTCGTGGTCTTCGGGGTGGGCGCGGGCATGCTGGCCGCCGTCAAGCAGGGCCGGATGCTGGACAAGGTGGCGTCCTCCGCGTCGCTGATCGGGTCCTCGCTCCAGATCTACATCGTCGGTGTGGTCGCGGTGTACTACCTGACCGACCAGTGGCACCTGCTGAGCCGCCCGCAGTACGTGCCCCTCACCCAGGACCCGGCGGCCTGGTTCCGCGGTCTGCTGCTGCCGTGGATCGTGCTGGCGATCATCTTCACGGCCAACTACACGCGCATGGCGCGCTCGCAGCTGGTCGAGACCCTCAGCGAGGACTACGTCCGTACGGCCAGGGCCAAGGGCCTGTCCCGCCGGACGGTCTTCTTCCGCTTCGCCTGGCGCGGGGCGATGGGCCCGATCGTCACGATCTTCGGGCTCGACATCGGCTACCTGCTGGGCGGCGCGATCATCACCGAGCAGGTGTTCAGCCTGCACGGCATCGGGGCGCTCTCCATCAAGGCCGTGCAGAACAACGACCTGCCCCTCCTGCTCGGCGTCGTCCTGGTCGCCGCCACCGCCATCGTCGTCTTCAACATCATCGTCGACGCGGTGTACGCCCTCATCGACCCGCGCGTACGCCTCGCCTAG
- a CDS encoding ABC transporter ATP-binding protein, with protein MADLDEQGGPVDATPNVTDVDRVDAATDSAAVAAIEAPVERGEPILQVRNLVKHFPLTQGILFKTKVGAVKAVDGISFDLYQGETLGIVGESGCGKSTVAKLLMTLETATAGEVFFKGQDITKLSGRALKAVRRNIQMVFQDPYTSLNPRMTVGDIIGEPFEIHPEVAPKGDRRRKVQELLDVVGLNPEYINRYPHQFSGGQRQRIGIARGLALNPEIIICDEPVSALDVSVQAQVINLMERLQDEFNLSYIFIAHDLSIVRHISDRVGVMYLGKMAEIGTDTQIYDHPTHPYTQALLSAVPVPDPTAREGRERIILTGDVPSPANPPSGCRFRTRCWKAEERCATEVPLLAVPERFVAAGGEAAHESACHFAEEKDVVHAA; from the coding sequence ATGGCTGACCTCGACGAGCAGGGCGGGCCGGTGGACGCCACGCCCAACGTGACCGACGTCGACCGGGTCGACGCGGCCACGGACAGCGCGGCCGTCGCCGCCATCGAGGCGCCGGTGGAGCGCGGGGAGCCGATCCTCCAGGTGCGCAACCTGGTCAAGCACTTCCCGCTGACCCAGGGCATCCTCTTCAAGACGAAGGTCGGCGCCGTGAAGGCCGTCGACGGGATCTCGTTCGACCTCTACCAGGGCGAGACCCTCGGCATCGTGGGCGAGTCCGGCTGCGGCAAGTCGACCGTCGCGAAGCTGCTGATGACGCTGGAGACGGCCACGGCCGGCGAGGTGTTCTTCAAGGGGCAGGACATCACCAAGCTGTCCGGGCGGGCGCTGAAGGCCGTGCGCCGGAACATCCAGATGGTGTTCCAGGACCCGTACACGTCCCTGAACCCGCGCATGACCGTCGGTGACATCATCGGGGAGCCCTTCGAGATCCACCCCGAGGTCGCGCCGAAGGGCGACCGGCGGCGCAAGGTCCAGGAGCTCCTGGACGTCGTGGGGCTGAACCCGGAGTACATCAACCGGTATCCGCACCAGTTCTCGGGCGGCCAGCGCCAGCGCATCGGCATCGCCCGCGGGCTCGCGCTCAACCCCGAGATCATCATCTGCGACGAGCCTGTCTCCGCGCTGGACGTGTCCGTGCAGGCGCAGGTCATCAACCTGATGGAGCGGCTCCAGGACGAGTTCAACCTGTCGTACATCTTCATCGCGCACGACCTGTCGATCGTGCGGCACATCTCGGACCGGGTCGGGGTGATGTACCTGGGCAAGATGGCCGAGATCGGTACGGACACCCAGATCTACGACCACCCGACGCACCCGTACACCCAGGCGCTGCTGTCGGCGGTCCCGGTGCCCGACCCGACCGCGCGTGAGGGCCGGGAGCGGATCATCCTCACCGGGGACGTGCCGTCGCCGGCCAACCCGCCCTCCGGCTGCCGCTTCCGTACCCGCTGCTGGAAGGCGGAGGAGCGCTGCGCGACCGAGGTGCCGCTGCTGGCGGTCCCCGAGCGCTTCGTGGCCGCGGGCGGCGAGGCGGCGCACGAGTCGGCGTGCCACTTCGCCGAGGAGAAGGACGTCGTCCACGCGGCGTAG
- a CDS encoding ABC transporter ATP-binding protein gives MTSTEPLLDVAGLTKHFPIKGGFPIRRTVGAVQAVDGLDFTVAGGESLGLVGESGCGKSTTGRLITRLLEPTAGKITYRGRDITHASRRELAPLRSEIQMIFQDPYASLNPRQTVGKIISGPMEINDVNPQGGRERRVRELLETVGLNPEHYNRFPHEFSGGQRQRIGVARALALEPKLIVADEPVSALDVSIQAQVVNLLQQLQRDLGIAFLFIAHDLAIVRHFSQRVAVMYLGRIVEVADRDDLYGNPRHPYTRALLSAVPEATADDVPRRERILLTGDVPSPVHPPSGCRFRTRCWKATERCATETPPLVRVEGSRSGHLTACHYPEDPQTVPAARGVAAGTS, from the coding sequence ATGACCAGCACCGAACCCCTCCTGGACGTCGCCGGGCTCACCAAGCACTTCCCGATCAAGGGCGGCTTCCCGATCCGGCGCACGGTCGGCGCCGTCCAGGCCGTCGACGGGCTCGACTTCACCGTGGCCGGGGGCGAGAGCCTCGGCCTGGTCGGCGAGTCGGGCTGCGGCAAGTCGACCACCGGCCGGCTGATCACCCGGCTGCTGGAGCCGACCGCGGGGAAGATCACCTACCGCGGCCGGGACATCACCCACGCCTCGCGGCGGGAGCTGGCCCCGCTGCGCTCCGAGATCCAGATGATCTTCCAGGACCCGTACGCGTCGCTGAACCCCCGGCAGACCGTCGGCAAGATCATCTCCGGTCCGATGGAGATCAACGACGTCAACCCGCAGGGCGGCCGGGAGCGCCGGGTGCGGGAGCTGCTGGAGACGGTGGGGCTCAACCCCGAGCACTACAACCGCTTCCCGCACGAGTTCTCCGGCGGCCAGCGCCAGCGCATCGGCGTGGCCAGGGCCCTGGCCCTGGAGCCCAAGCTGATCGTGGCCGACGAGCCGGTCTCCGCGCTCGACGTCTCCATCCAGGCGCAGGTCGTCAACCTGCTCCAGCAGCTCCAGCGCGACCTGGGCATCGCGTTCCTCTTCATCGCGCACGACTTGGCGATCGTGCGGCACTTCTCGCAGCGCGTCGCGGTCATGTACCTGGGCCGGATCGTGGAGGTCGCCGACCGCGACGACCTGTACGGCAACCCCCGCCACCCGTACACCCGGGCGCTGCTGTCCGCCGTGCCCGAGGCGACCGCCGACGACGTGCCGCGCCGCGAGCGGATCCTGCTCACCGGGGACGTACCCTCGCCGGTCCACCCGCCGTCGGGCTGCCGCTTCCGCACCCGGTGCTGGAAGGCGACCGAGCGGTGCGCGACCGAGACTCCTCCGTTGGTCCGCGTGGAAGGCAGCCGGTCCGGCCACCTCACCGCGTGCCACTACCCGGAGGACCCACAGACGGTGCCGGCGGCTCGGGGCGTTGCCGCCGGCACCTCCTAG
- a CDS encoding ABC transporter ATP-binding protein: protein MSTPNLSGPDLSGSERSGSDPFLAVRDLRVHFSTEDGTVKAVDGLSFEVERGRTLGIVGESGSGKSVTNLSILGLHDPRHTTMDGQILLEGKDLLTASERELERLRGNKMSMIFQDALASLSPYHTIGKQISETYRKHTGASKKEARARAVEMLRRVGIPQPDVRVDDYPHQFSGGMRQRAMIAMALVCDPELLIADEPTTALDVTVQAQIMDLLKDLQQETGTAIVFITHDLGVIADIADEVLVMYAGRCVERGTKKDVLNDPQHPYTWGLLGSMPSLDGPVDVPLSPIPGTPPSLLNPPSGCRFHPRCAFAEQVGGGRCATERPPLDLVAGRGAACHLTEAQRVEFSADFTGTRNH, encoded by the coding sequence ATGAGCACCCCCAACCTCTCCGGCCCCGACCTGTCCGGCTCCGAGCGGTCCGGCTCCGACCCGTTCCTCGCCGTGCGGGACCTGCGTGTGCACTTCTCCACCGAGGACGGCACCGTCAAGGCCGTCGACGGGCTCTCCTTCGAGGTGGAGCGGGGCAGGACCCTCGGCATCGTCGGCGAGTCCGGTTCCGGCAAGTCCGTCACCAACCTGTCGATCCTCGGGCTGCACGACCCGCGGCACACGACGATGGACGGCCAGATCCTCCTGGAGGGGAAGGACCTGCTCACCGCGTCGGAACGGGAGCTGGAGCGGCTGCGCGGCAACAAGATGTCCATGATCTTCCAGGACGCGCTGGCCTCGCTGTCGCCGTACCACACGATCGGCAAGCAGATCTCGGAGACGTACCGCAAGCACACCGGCGCCTCCAAGAAGGAGGCCCGCGCGCGGGCGGTCGAGATGCTGCGGCGGGTCGGCATCCCCCAGCCGGACGTACGGGTCGACGACTACCCGCACCAGTTCTCCGGCGGCATGCGGCAGCGCGCGATGATCGCGATGGCGCTGGTCTGCGACCCCGAGCTGCTGATCGCGGACGAGCCGACGACCGCGCTCGACGTGACCGTACAGGCGCAGATCATGGACCTGCTCAAGGACCTCCAGCAGGAGACCGGCACGGCGATCGTCTTCATCACCCACGACCTCGGCGTCATCGCCGACATCGCGGACGAGGTGCTGGTGATGTACGCGGGGCGCTGCGTGGAGCGCGGCACCAAGAAGGACGTCCTGAACGACCCCCAGCACCCCTACACCTGGGGGCTGCTGGGCTCCATGCCCAGCCTCGACGGACCGGTGGACGTCCCGCTGTCACCCATCCCCGGCACCCCGCCGAGCCTGCTCAACCCGCCGTCCGGCTGCCGCTTCCACCCGCGGTGCGCCTTCGCCGAGCAGGTCGGCGGCGGGCGCTGCGCCACCGAGCGGCCCCCGCTCGACCTGGTCGCCGGCCGCGGGGCCGCCTGCCATCTGACCGAAGCGCAACGGGTCGAGTTCTCGGCCGACTTCACCGGTACCCGGAACCACTGA
- a CDS encoding ABC transporter permease, which translates to MTFSTPPAAAPFETVADSGAPLPTAPASKGGASRSPGQLAWRRFKRDKTGVVSACVVAFFFVVSICAPLIAKVYGKNPYTTYGQNQPGLLNEFTFPVKPNGGIDSHFWFGLEPGLGRDVFTFLLYGMRNSLLIATATTLLVTALGIVVGITAGYLGGKTDYLIGRLIDILLAFPSTLFFIAFWPVLISILVSPEKNTPVWLTVVSLISVMTAFGWAPIARLLRGEVLALREREFVEAAKVTGASPARIIFKELLPNLWTPILIQATLALPLYVTTEAGLAFLGVGLTSPTPDWGVMIQRASQVYSNDITFLLFPGVAMVVFVVTFNLLGDSVRDALDPKTRR; encoded by the coding sequence ATGACCTTCTCCACTCCTCCGGCCGCCGCCCCCTTCGAGACGGTGGCCGACAGCGGCGCCCCGCTGCCCACGGCGCCCGCGTCCAAGGGCGGCGCCAGCCGTTCCCCCGGCCAGCTCGCCTGGCGGCGCTTCAAGCGGGACAAAACCGGTGTGGTCTCGGCCTGCGTCGTGGCCTTCTTCTTCGTGGTCTCGATCTGCGCGCCGCTGATAGCGAAGGTGTACGGGAAGAACCCGTACACCACCTACGGACAGAACCAGCCGGGGCTGCTCAACGAGTTCACCTTCCCGGTCAAGCCCAACGGCGGCATCGACAGCCACTTCTGGTTCGGCCTGGAGCCGGGCCTCGGCCGGGACGTCTTCACGTTCCTCCTGTACGGCATGCGCAACTCGCTCCTGATCGCCACGGCGACGACGCTGCTGGTGACCGCGCTGGGCATCGTCGTGGGGATCACCGCGGGCTACCTCGGCGGCAAGACCGACTACCTCATCGGCCGGCTCATCGACATCCTGCTGGCCTTCCCCTCGACGCTGTTCTTCATCGCGTTCTGGCCGGTCCTGATCTCGATCCTGGTCTCCCCGGAGAAGAACACCCCGGTCTGGCTGACCGTCGTGAGCCTCATCTCGGTCATGACCGCCTTCGGCTGGGCGCCGATCGCCCGCCTCCTGCGCGGCGAGGTGCTGGCCCTGCGCGAGCGCGAGTTCGTGGAAGCGGCGAAGGTGACCGGTGCCTCACCGGCCCGGATCATCTTCAAGGAGCTGCTGCCCAACCTGTGGACGCCGATCCTCATCCAGGCGACCCTCGCGCTCCCCCTGTACGTCACGACCGAGGCCGGCCTCGCCTTCCTCGGGGTGGGACTGACCTCACCGACCCCCGACTGGGGCGTGATGATCCAGCGCGCGTCGCAGGTGTACTCGAACGACATCACCTTCTTGCTCTTCCCCGGCGTCGCCATGGTGGTCTTCGTGGTCACCTTCAACCTGCTCGGGGACTCCGTACGCGACGCGCTGGACCCCAAGACCCGGCGCTGA
- a CDS encoding ABC transporter substrate-binding protein — translation MSLSRRNFVIATSVAVGGSMALAACSSGGGSDSGSGSGGTGATSGATKVAPTSVKVGTAADSKGPAPEIPGAVKGGTIRPIGLSDFSHLDPQRIYFAWNSQVGNLYIRALTGYKTAPDGAQTLVGDLATDTGTTPDGGKTWTFTLKDGLKWEDGSELTVEDVRHGIERGFASFTTDGAGYVQAALTGNQDFRSVYKGPYSGKHLSSIVTDAGAKTITFHLKKAHPDLNFTLAMSSYGAVPVKLDTKEKYDKDPVSSGPYRIKSHAPDKSMVLVRNEHWDPATDAIHNAYPDSFAFEFGPQPIPLADRLIADSGDDQFALMAYSAVPAERIQQVLTNGDLKKRSVVGLVGATYYYAINMKRIKDLKVRQALIHAWPLEQIRSIYGGPSAGDYATTILPPSILGRKEFDVYGKLKKPQGDPAKAKQLLTEAGKVGTTIVYAYQQSDTYDKTQVVIVNALKAAGFNPVAKPLNPTNYYDQIQQIDNKFDVMWFGWSPDWPTGYTMLQPLFDGRAIGNGQNNVSQLNVPAINRTIDKDDAIADPKAQGAAWSALDEQLMKEQAPIIPETYQRRTYLYGSKVGGALFDPQFDSAILYKLYVKA, via the coding sequence ATGTCCCTCTCCCGCAGAAACTTCGTCATCGCCACCTCGGTCGCGGTCGGCGGTTCCATGGCCCTCGCGGCGTGCAGCAGCGGTGGCGGCTCCGACAGCGGCAGCGGCTCCGGCGGCACGGGCGCCACCAGCGGCGCCACGAAGGTCGCACCCACGAGCGTCAAGGTCGGTACGGCCGCGGACTCGAAGGGCCCGGCCCCCGAGATACCCGGCGCGGTCAAGGGCGGCACCATCCGCCCCATCGGGCTGAGCGACTTCTCGCACCTCGACCCCCAGCGCATCTACTTCGCCTGGAACTCGCAGGTCGGCAACCTCTACATCCGCGCGCTGACCGGCTACAAGACCGCCCCGGACGGAGCCCAGACGCTGGTCGGTGACCTCGCCACGGACACGGGCACCACCCCCGACGGCGGCAAGACCTGGACCTTCACGCTGAAGGACGGGCTCAAGTGGGAGGACGGCAGCGAGCTGACCGTCGAGGACGTGCGGCACGGCATCGAGCGCGGCTTCGCCTCCTTCACCACCGACGGCGCGGGATACGTGCAGGCCGCCCTCACGGGCAACCAGGACTTCCGGTCCGTCTACAAGGGCCCCTACAGCGGCAAGCACCTGTCCTCGATCGTCACCGACGCGGGCGCGAAGACGATCACCTTCCACCTGAAGAAGGCGCACCCGGACCTGAACTTCACCCTGGCGATGAGCTCGTACGGCGCCGTGCCGGTCAAGCTCGACACCAAGGAGAAGTACGACAAGGACCCGGTCTCGTCCGGCCCGTACCGGATCAAGTCGCACGCCCCCGACAAGTCGATGGTCCTCGTCCGCAACGAGCACTGGGACCCGGCCACCGACGCGATCCACAACGCCTACCCGGACAGCTTCGCGTTCGAGTTCGGCCCCCAGCCCATCCCGCTCGCGGACCGCCTGATCGCCGACTCCGGCGACGACCAGTTCGCCCTGATGGCGTACAGCGCGGTCCCGGCCGAGCGCATCCAGCAGGTCCTCACCAACGGGGACCTCAAGAAGCGCAGTGTGGTCGGCCTGGTGGGCGCCACGTACTACTACGCGATCAACATGAAGCGGATCAAGGACCTCAAGGTGCGCCAGGCGCTGATCCACGCGTGGCCGCTGGAGCAGATCCGGTCCATCTACGGCGGCCCCTCGGCCGGCGACTACGCCACGACGATCCTTCCCCCCAGCATCCTGGGCCGCAAGGAGTTCGACGTCTACGGCAAGCTGAAGAAGCCGCAGGGCGACCCGGCGAAGGCGAAGCAACTGCTCACGGAGGCGGGCAAGGTCGGCACGACGATTGTCTACGCCTACCAGCAGTCCGACACCTACGACAAGACGCAGGTCGTCATTGTCAACGCCCTCAAGGCCGCCGGGTTCAACCCGGTCGCCAAGCCGCTGAACCCGACGAACTACTACGACCAGATCCAGCAGATCGACAACAAGTTCGACGTCATGTGGTTCGGCTGGAGCCCCGACTGGCCGACCGGCTACACGATGCTCCAGCCGCTGTTCGACGGCCGGGCCATCGGCAACGGGCAGAACAACGTCTCCCAGCTGAACGTCCCCGCGATCAACCGGACGATCGACAAGGACGACGCGATCGCCGACCCGAAGGCGCAGGGCGCGGCCTGGTCCGCGCTCGACGAGCAGCTCATGAAGGAGCAGGCGCCGATCATCCCCGAGACGTACCAGCGCCGCACCTACCTGTACGGATCGAAGGTGGGCGGAGCCCTCTTCGACCCGCAGTTCGACTCCGCCATTCTCTACAAGCTGTACGTGAAGGCGTAG